The region ACCCTTCCTTTTCGGCAAGGCAACCGTGCATGGTCGCCCGGTGGTGGCAACCGCCGACGATTTCACCATTCGCGGCGGCGCGGCAGACGCAGGCATCAAGCGCAAGATGGTACAGGCCGAGCAGATGGCGCATGAGCTGAAGCTGCCGATCATCAAGATGATCGATGGCACGGGCGGCGGCGGATCGGTCAAAACGCTGGAAATGATCGGCGCGACCTATATTCCCGCGGTTCCCGGGTGGGGCGATACAGTCAAAAACCTAGACACTGTGCCGGTTGTCGCGTTGGCGCTGGGGCCGACAGCGGGTCTTGGCGCCGCGCGGGTCGCCGCCAGCCACTATTCAATCATGGTACGCGGCCTAAGCCAGATTTTCGCCGCTGGCCCCGCCGTGGTCGATGGATTGGGCGAAAGCTACAAGGGTTCTGACGATCACGCCCGCGCCAAGGAAGAACTCGGCGGCAGCGACATCCACACGCGCAATGGCGTGGTCGATGATGAAGTCGCATCCGAAGCTGAAGCCTTTGCCCGCGCGCGACACTTCCTCGCCTTCATGCCCGAACATGTCGGACAACTGGCGCGCCGTTCCAACTGCACCGATCCGGTTTACCGCCGCGAAGAAGCCTTGCTCTCCCTCGTCCCCCGCGAAGACAAGCAAGTCTATTCGATGCGCCGCTGCATGGACATGGTGTTCGACCAAGGCACTGTGTTCGAAATCGGCAAGATGTGGGGCCGCGCCGCGATCACGGCGCTGGCAAGGCTAGACGGATGGCCGGTCGCCGTGGTGGCCAGCGATCCCAGCTTCCTTGGCGGGTCGTGGGATGCGAAGACCAGCGAGAAGGTAGAGCGCTTTGTCAAACTCGCGGACCAGTTCCGCCTGCCAATCGTCCATCT is a window of Altererythrobacter rubellus DNA encoding:
- a CDS encoding acyl-CoA carboxylase subunit beta, which encodes MSWERELEELRKREELAEQMGGPEKVARQHGRGKMDARARLNAICDEGSFREIGKVAGNATYDENGDLVSVLPAPFLFGKATVHGRPVVATADDFTIRGGAADAGIKRKMVQAEQMAHELKLPIIKMIDGTGGGGSVKTLEMIGATYIPAVPGWGDTVKNLDTVPVVALALGPTAGLGAARVAASHYSIMVRGLSQIFAAGPAVVDGLGESYKGSDDHARAKEELGGSDIHTRNGVVDDEVASEAEAFARARHFLAFMPEHVGQLARRSNCTDPVYRREEALLSLVPREDKQVYSMRRCMDMVFDQGTVFEIGKMWGRAAITALARLDGWPVAVVASDPSFLGGSWDAKTSEKVERFVKLADQFRLPIVHLVDNPGFMIGREAEMAGTIRYGVQAMNAIYKATVPLASIVLRRAYGIAGSAMSNADLYQYRFCWPSGDWGSLPIAGGLEVAYKSELVAADDPEALLEEIKERLNKVTSPFRSAERFNVEDIIDPRDTRPLLCEFADLAWRKLNSD